Below is a window of Oncorhynchus masou masou isolate Uvic2021 unplaced genomic scaffold, UVic_Omas_1.1 unplaced_scaffold_1505, whole genome shotgun sequence DNA.
actggagtcatgaggggaggggaggagaggtccactactggagtcatgaggggaggagaagtccaccactggagtcatgaggggaggagaggtccaccactagagtcctgaggggaggagaggtccaccactggagtcatgaggggaggagaggtccaccactagagtcatgaggggaggagaggtccaccactggagtcatgaggggaggagaggtccaccactagggtcatgaggggaggagaggtccaccactagagtcctgaggggaggagaggtccaccactagagtcctgaggggaggagatgtccaccactggagtcccgatgggaggagaggtccaccactggagtcccgaggggaggagaggtccactcctggagtcatgaggggaggagaggtccaccactggagtcctgagaggaggagaggtccactactggagtcatgaggggaggagaggtccaccactggagtcctgaggggaggagaggtccactactggagtcatgaggggaggagaggtccaccactggagtcatgaggggaggggaggagaggtccactactggagtcatgaggggaggagaggtccaccactggagtcatgaggggaggggaggagaggtccactactggagtcatgaggggaggagaggtccactactggagtcatgaggggaggagaggtccaccactggagtctgggggaggagaggtccactactggagtcctgaggggaggagaggtccactactggagtcctgaggggaggagaggtccactactggagtcatgaggggaggagaggtccaccactggagtcatgaggggaggggaggagaggtccactactggagtcatgagggggggaggagaggtccactactggagtcatgaggggaggagaggtccactactggagtcatgaggggaggagaggtccactactggagtcatgaggggaggagaggtccactactggagtcctgaggggaggagaggtccactactggagtcctgaggggaggagaggtccaccactggagtcctgaggggaggagaggtccactactggagtccttAGAGGAAGGacaggtccaccactggagtcatgaggggaggggaggagaggtccactactggagtcatgaggggaggagaggtccactactggagtcatgaggggaggagaggtccaccactggagtcctgaggggaggagaggtccactactggagtcctgaggggaggagaggtccactactggagtagagagggggggagagagggggagagaggggggggggagagagagggggagagaggggggggagatagggagagagggagagagggggagagagggagagagagggagagagggggagagggagagagaggggggagagagggggagagaggggagaggggagaggtggggaggggagagagggagagagggggagagagggagagagggggtggtgaaCAGTGCTTGGTGTTGATCTTTGACAGTGTATCTCCTGACAGTAATGTAGTATCCCTGACCTGCCTATAGCCAAGCTATGTGGTTCAATGGTTCCATCATGTGTCCAATAGGTTGAAATACAAGAAATGAGCAGAATGGATTTAGTTATGAATCAATGCATGTTAGTCAAACAATCAATTTATTTGTTGTCTTTTTATTGTCTACCTTTGAGCTTATTTACAACATGATGCTTATACTGTATTCAATGTGTCTAAAATATGTCATTATTAATTATTTGATAATGAAACAAGCAATATCATGACACTGAACAATATAGTATTACATAATATAAAATAGAGAATGACCAGTAATGACTGACAGCAATACAAAGTAAAACATATTTTAACACATCAGGAACAACTCCAGAGATACAAACATTTAAAAGCTCTTGTCAATATTATTCCTTTTTGTGTCACTAAGACAAGACATAACTTTATATGTTATAAAAATCTGGAATTGGCAAAATCCCATAAAAAAGATAAGCAATACAATCTACAGATAGTAAACAGATAAGTTGACATGTTGAACCTGTaaatgaacccacaaatgctgatgctccagatactcaactagtgtaAAAAAGGCCAGtttcattgcttctttaatcagcgagcacaacagttttcagctgtgttaacataattacaacatggttttctaatgattaatttaccttttaaaatgataaacttggataacacaacgtgccattggaacacaggagtgatggttgctgataatgggcctctgtctgcctttgtagatattccataaaacaactgccatttccagctacaatagtaatttacaacattaacaatgtctacactgcatttctgatcaattagatgctattttaatggactttttttttgcttttctttcaaaaacaaggacattttaagcgaccccaaacttttgaatggtagtgcacAAACTGTATTTATCATAAGGAGAACAATCTAAATTCCAGCACTTAACTCAAAAGTTAAAGCTCATTGTCTCAAACCTTCTAGATTAAAAAGCAACATGATAGTAAGAGAATAACATTGTGAGGCCGAGCTTTGGTTTGATGCTGTtgctcttcagtccaggttctgtggtggttctcttcagtccaggttctgtggaggttctcttcagtccagaaTCCTTGGTTGTTCTCTTCTgcccaggttctgtggtggttctcttcagtccagaatctttggtggttctcttcagtccaggttctgtggtggttctcttcagtccaggttctgtggtggttctcttcagtccaggttctgtggtggttctcttcagtccagaaTATTTGGTGGTTCTCTTCTGCCCAGGTTCTGTGGAGATTCTATTCAGTACAGAATctttggtggttctcttcagtccaggttctgtggtggttctcttttgtccaggttctgtggtggttctcttaaGATCTCATAATCGGAGGGCTCAGCATGTATCTGAGGGCTGTGTCACTGCGAAGTCCCTCACATTCTGAAAGGAGACACATTGAATGAGTACTTTACAAACCACTCCCTCTAACACTTGTATGTAAACGGACACACAGACTGCATTATAAGAGACTTACTGCCAGGGTGTCATACTCTGGTGACCTGGTCTTCATGTTCAGAGATGTGTACATGTCACTGTTGGGGTCAGGATGGACActctggggggtgggggggaagaggggagagagagagagagagggagagacagagagagaaacaaatacTCTCAATACTGTATAGAGCACAAATCCATCCATCCACTTACTGTCTATGTCTGTGGCATTAGGATTGAAATAGCTTTGGTTGTTGACAAtattacctgtctgtctgctgtgtcatcacttcctcctgtgtgtctcctgtaatgAGGGACAGAGTGAGTTCTGCTCTCTACTGACCTCTAGAAGTTGATATGTTACTAATAGAGTTCATGTAAATGGCTGGCTCACCTCTTCATATAGCAGTAGATGGTGACAAGAAGAGCTCCAACAGTCAGGGCAGcccccatccccatcacaggAACCCAGAGAAACAATGCTGTAGTATCTTGAGATTTTAAATGCAAGGTGGAGATATGACATAGAAGAAACCAGGGAAGaagaaaataaaacaattatttaaGTACAGGCCAACTAATTCTATGTCATATGGTATGATAAGTGTGTAATATTACTAATTCTATGTCATATGTAATGATAAGTGTGTAATATTACTAATTCTATGTCATATGTAATGATAAGTGTGTAATATTACTAATTCTATGTCATATGGTATGATAAGTGTGTAATATTACTAATTCTATGTCATATGTAATGATAAGTGTGTAATATTACTAATTCTATGTCATATGTAATGATAAGTGTGTAATATTACTAATTCTATGTCATATGTAATAAGTTACTAATTCTATGTCATATGTAATGATAAGTGTGTAATATTACTAATTCTATGTCATATGTAATGATAAGTGTGTAATATTACTAATTCTATGTCATATGGTATGATAAGTGTGTAATATTACTAATTCTATGTCATATGGTATGATAAGTGTGTAATATTACTAATTCTATGTCATATGGTATGATAAGTGTGTAAAATTACTAATTCTATGTCATATGGTATGATAAGTGTGTAATATTACTAAtgattatttattgttgttgacctgtgtgaTTATCAATGAATAGAGGAAGATGAGGTGAACTTACACTGAACGTCCACAAACACAGAAGAAGAGTTGAGTCGTCCATATTTATTCTCAGCCTCACAGTaatattctcctctgtcctcGGAGATGATGTTAGTGATGCTGTAACTCTGTCCTGATGCCTTTGGTGAGGTTACGTTCTTCTTGTACCAGGTGTATTTGTCCACAGGTGggttggcatcactgctgcaggtcagagtcactgaactgccctccactatttcaccagagggactgactgacactgaggtGTTCCTTGGAGCATCTAGTAAAGCAGAAGTTGGGGTTTAGGACTGTTGTATACTACCTCAAATGACGTCAtgtctaaaaaatatatatatctaaagTCAGAGAACTATCTAAAACTATCACTTACACAAAACATGAACAATAATACATTTAGAGAAACTTTAGGACTTTAGTCTACTAAACTATTCTTCAAGTGTCTGAGGTACTGAACATTCTAACTATAGACATGCATACATCTATGACATTGTCTGTCATTTCTATGTAATGATGAATATGTATAGATAAAGCAGTAATACTCTTCTCATTGATTTAAAGTTTTAGATGCTTTCTAAGTAGAATAGTAGTTTAATTCATACTTACACACTGCAGGAGAGTGGAGGTCCTCATGGTGTTctacagcacaggagtaactgtcCACAGAATGACCCAACACTACTAGGGTATTACTAGAGTATTGTTGGGAAGTGGGCTCATCTACACgttgtccgttcttgtaccagatgtaggtggggttgtcagtcagagtacaggtggtgatacaggtcagtgtcttctgtccctctgcagcaggagtcaccttcacctgcagACCTGAAACAATATGTATAAAACCACATACACCTCTGTGTTAACAGGATGGTCAATTTATTTATCCTGTAATTCATTATGATTTACAGTTGTATCATACAGTGTAGTAttacctgtgacagacagagttGTTCCTGGGAAACTATGACCCCATTCAAAGCTGTGAGTTTTAAAAGTGAAGCGATACTCAGCTGAGTCCTCCTCTCTCAgatctgtgattctcagggtgaAGGGACCTCTGTATGTTCCAGTGTACTCCACACGACCTGCATACCCTGGGTCTCTGGTTAGGTCTTCAGGGGTCGACTTATCACTTCTAAACCAGAATGATGATGTGGTGGAATAATAACCAACATAAGTACAGGATatgtccactgttgaccccttcaagacACAGATTCTCCTCTTGGTGTAAGTCACTCTGATGCAGCTCTGACCCTGAACACCTGAAACACAGTGACATTAAAGAGGTCAACTAGATTGTATTCTCAGTTCTATCTAGAAATGCTAAAAGTTCTCAAGTTCTCATAGTGaaaccaaaacacacagaggTTAAACAGTATTGTTAATGaagaaacactcacacactgcaggagagaggagaccctcatggccttttacagcacaggagtagCTGTCTGCAGCATCAGGGAGGACTGAATAGGGAGAAGTGTTGTCAGTTACTATctgtccgttcttgtaccagatgtaggtggggttacCAGTCAGAAcacaggtggtgatacaggtcagtgtcttaTACTCTGAAAACTGTTCAGGAGTCACCTTCACCTGAACACCTGAATTAAAGCAGAGCAACAACAGATGACATCGTTTAGAATTAATGATTCATTTCCTGACTCTTCAACACTGTATAATGTGCTATGCAGTGTTACCTGTGACATACATACATCTATGACATTGTCTGTAATTTCTATGTAATGATGAATATGGAAGTATTTCCCTTCTCATTGACCTTAAATGACTGATTCTTCCTAAGTAGAATCCTAGTTTCATTCAGACTCACAGACTACAGGAGAGTGGAGAGCCGCGTGACCTTCAACAGCACAGGAGTAAATGTCCACAGTAGAATcccagaccaccagcatattactGGAGTGTTGTTGGGAAGTGGGCTCATCTACACgttgtccgttcttgtaccagatgtaggtggggttgtcagtcagagtacaggtggtgatacaggtcagtgtcttctgtccctctgcagcaggagtcaccttcacctgcagACCTGAAACAATATGTATAAAACCACATACACCTCTGTGTCAACAGGATGGTTAATATATTTATCCTGTAATTCATTATGGTTTACAGTTGTATCATACAGTGTAGTAttacctgtgacagacagagttGTTCCTGGGAAACTATGACCCCATTCAAAGTCTTCTGTTTTAAAAGTGAAGCGATACTCAGCTGAGTCGTCCTCTCTCAGATCTGAGATTCTCAGGGTGAAGGGACCTCTGTATGTTCCAGTGTACTCCACACGACCTGCATACCCTGGGTCTCTGGTTAGGTCTTCAGGGGTCGACTTATCACTTCTAAACCAGAATGATGATGTGGTGGAATAATAACCAACAGTACAGGATatgtccactgttgaccccttcaagacACAGATTCTCCTCTTGGTGTAAGTCACTCTGTTGCATCTCTGACCCTGAACACCTGAAACACAGTGACATAACAAGAGGTCAACTAGATTGTATTCTCAGTTCTATCTAGAAATGCTAACAGTTCtcaaatgacaaagtgaaaccaacacacacacaggttgtacAGTATTGTTAGTTAaagaaacactcacacactgcaggagagtggagagcctcgtggccttttacagcacaggagtagCTGTCTTTACTGTTAGTGTAGACTGAGTATTTGTACTGGGGGGAGGTGCTCTCATCTAGACGTTGTCCGTTCTtataccagatgtaggtggggttggggttactcagagtacaggtggtgatacaggtaATTGTCACCTGATTTTGCCAGCTTGAATAAGTCACCTTCACCTGCAGAGCTGGAGTAGATCACAGCATTAAAACCCTGAATCACCTGTTCTTTAGTTTAATCACATGATGCAAGACATTCTCAAACTCATTTCATTCTCAAATCTGTTTCATATATGCAAATCCAATTTCTAGACCTAAATGGACAGTAGATATTAATTCAACAGACTAGCAGTATAAAGCATGTTACtgtacctgttacagacagagtgactccaggacttcCAGAATATTTCCCTCCGGTCTGATCTGTTATAAATCTGAACCAATACGTAGCTgagtctctctctcaggtctgtgattctcagggtacAGTCTTTCTTCTTATCTCCATGATACTCCAGACGACCTGCATACTCTGGGTCCTGACCTAGATCTTCAGGTTCTACACCAGTCCCCCATTTAGTGAACCAGAGTGTTGTTGTGACTTTACCTctgggatatgtgtaagagcaggacatctccactgttgaccccttcaaggtACAGATACTCTGACTGGTGTATGTAACACTCCAGCCATTCTGACCCAgtaccactgaaacacacagtcacaacacaacacaacatttaTTAAATAAAAATTATTCCAAAATGGCTTTCACTAACAAGATGGTTTGTCCACACTTTGTTGCCATAGTTACTGAGTTGGGTGTGAATGGGAACAACAGATACGCATTGTGTCGACAGAAGAGCAAAAAATGTTTATGCTTTTAGAAATGTATGTAGATCGATAAACAGAGCAACTTAAAGATAAGAATGAGACCATACCTgctacagaccagagaaagaccaccaacacacttcctgctgttctcaaggccattgttgcatctcccaccctgcagtcttagaaacataaacaacaactcacTCTATAGCTGGTGAATAACTCCACCTGATACATTGAAGTAGAAACTGTAAATGGGGTACAGGGCCTCATTACTGAAAATGAACCAGGctcatattgtgttgtgttgtattgtgctaTATGGTTGTCTATgtgaatactgtctgtctgtaagtctaTTCCACTATGTATGTAATGTGTGTGACGTGTTGCATGTCTGTCTACATCTGTCTATTTAAGATGAATTGATGCAAAAATTACTTCCTAATgtagtcatcatcatcattataaaCAACATTGGCGGTCGGtcggcgcacacacacacacacacacacacacacacacacacacacacacacacacacacacacacacacacacacacacacacacacacacacacacacacacacacacacacacacacacacacacacacacacacacacacacacacacacaccatctgtaTTGAAGGCCCATAAGGCCCATGGAGTCTGAATCAAAGTCTAGAGAGCTGGTTGTTATGGATGTAGAAAAGTTAAAACACACATCCTACACAGTGTAGATGTCAACCCTACTCCCTATCAGTCTGGTCTTAAAGGGCCCTCAGATAAACCCACTgtgtcaatcacacacacacaggccagtaCACTGAGCAGTGATTCAATTGTTTGTCTGCATGTCTCTTTTACCCTGGTTAATCATCTCATCCCTATGTAGATCAACACTCCTAcactgagacactttatgaatactgACCCTGATGTAACAACCAAAACAGAGCTCAAAACATAACAAGAAGTAAAATGATACATTAACCTCAAGAATATGACTAATGACTAAAAACAAATAACCAGAAACTATATTTCAAGATATTGTCAAGAGTAGTTACAGAGTGAAGTGAAGAGGAGAGGTCTTGTACAGTGAGTCAACTGTGTGGTAGTGAGTGAAAACCTGAAGTGTTGAAACATTATAAAAGCAGTCAGAACACAAGTAGTGGATGCAGAACTGTCCTTCCTGTTTAGTAAAGACATTAACATCCACGACAACCAGACCAACACGCCAGAAAAGTGCTGTTACTGTAATAGAACAGAAATTGTGTAAAAGACAAGTCTGggcatatatttattttatttaaaaaatgtgtcaattTTCACTGTGGTCTTTTATACTACATACAGAACCATGTAAACACTGTGTTGACTATACTATTTATAACGTTAACATTTTAATGACCTACCTTGCCCTTCTGAGTTCTGCATATACAGGTCAAAGTTCCATGATGTTATTCAATTAGAACCCATTCAATTTAAACACCCATGACCATCACTCCTTATCAGCTGCATCAAAGTGGTACTGAAGGTTCAGTGTTCTAGACTAGAGCTCCACCTACTGGCATCTCAACATTACTGCAGCCTCCAGTCCTCATGATGTCCTCATTCATTTGGGAAGTAATGGGAATAAATTGAATGATGTTCCtgtcattccagccattataatgaTCCCATCCTCCTGTAtaccagcctcctctgttgtACAGTGCTGGTAGAAGCTGTATCTAGGAGAGGCATGATTGAACATCACCGTAGCccgctgtactgactgtgtggtCTATTGTAGTCTGCTGTCCATAAATATTGCCATTTAGTTATCAAAAGCAATGTACAATCTTTGTGCATATATTTTACCTATGGGTGGTGCCAGGAACGAAACCCATAACGTTGCAGgtgccatgttctaccaactgagctacagaggaacaTATTCTGAATAGTGTAATGTGCATATATAGATTTCTGATATGATTCAGGAGGCCtgtgagaggacagacaggaaagGAGAACAGGGAAGTGACACTGAGTGTGTGCATCTAAACCAACAAaaccacaacccaccatcactgtgtctcatgttaatactactcctaaacacaacccaccatcactgtgtatcatgttaatactactcctaaacacaacccaccatcactgtgtctcatgttaatactactcctaaacacaacccaccatcactgtgtctcatgttaatactactcctaaacacaacccaccatcactgtgtctcatgttaatactactcttaaacacaacccaccatcactgtctcatgttaatactactcctaaacacaaccaccatcactgtgtctcttgttaatactactcctaaagctCTTACGAAGCATCCACTCAATCACTCTTAATCTTACTGT
It encodes the following:
- the LOC135531064 gene encoding uncharacterized protein LOC135531064, whose translation is MNEDIMRTGGCSNVEMPWYWRDSATYWFRFITDQTGGKYSGSPGVTLSVTALQVKVTYSSWQNQVTITCITTCTLSNPNPTYIWYKNGQRLDESTSPQYKYSVYTNSKDSYSCAVKGHEALHSPAVCVQGQRCNRVTYTKRRICVLKGSTVDISCTVGYYSTTSSFWFRSDKSTPEDLTRDPGYAGRVEYTGTYRGPFTLRISDLREDDSAEYRFTFKTEDFEWGHSFPGTTLSVTGLQVKVTPAAEGQKTLTCITTCTLTDNPTYIWYKNGQRVDEPTSQQHSSNMLVVWDSTVDIYSCAVEGHAALHSPVVCVQVKVTPEQFSEYKTLTCITTCVLTGNPTYIWYKNGQIVTDNTSPYSVLPDAADSYSCAVKGHEGLLSPAVCVQGQSCIRVTYTKRRICVLKGSTVDISCTYVGYYSTTSSFWFRSDKSTPEDLTRDPGYAGRVEYTGTYRGPFTLRITDLREEDSAEYRFTFKTHSFEWGHSFPGTTLSVTGNTTLYDTTVNHNELQDK